From a region of the Haematobia irritans isolate KBUSLIRL chromosome 4, ASM5000362v1, whole genome shotgun sequence genome:
- the Ndfip gene encoding nedd4 family interacting protein, which translates to MPNNNQRPLDSDLGPPKADFSAPPPYELTNSHGSMQQQQSVLNQENLQQPTLEEMPIHHGKLPTYEEVQMEKSLNGELPPGFLTTHTLQPPSLAPPPNPLLANIRDANGTTGAPGSGLTFIAIDAEAENLTNSTDNNLLGTDIMFITSFIVAFVFNWVGFLMLTCFCHTIAARYGALSGFGLSLAKWTLIVKHSTDLASHENSWLWWLIMAFGFLICVRAMIQYVSIKRTWRLLSPSSQERLLFFY; encoded by the exons ATGCCTAATAATAATCAGAGACCTCTGGACTCGGATTTGGGTCCACCAAAGGCAGATTTTAGTGCTCCACCACCATATGAGTTAACAAATAGCCATGGTAGTATGCAACAGCAGCAAAGTGTACTAAATCAGGAAAATCTACAACAACCAACATTAGAGGAAATGCCCATACATCATGGGAAACTACCAACTTATGAGGAAGTTCAAATGGAAAAATCATTAAATGGAGAGTTGCCACCGGGATTTTTGACAACACACACATTGCAACCGCCATCATTAGCTCCACCACCTAATCCTCTATTGGCTAATATAAGGGATGCCAATGGGACAACTGGAGCGCCAGGATCAGGTCTAACATTTATTGCCATAGATGCGGAAGCGGAAAACTTAACCAATTCCACAGATAACAATTTATTGGGTACTGACATAATGTTCATTACCTCCTTCATTGTGGCATTTGTTTTCAATTGGGTTGGCTTTCTTATGTTGACATGTTTCTGCCATACCATTGCAGCTCGATATGGTGCTCTATCAG GATTTGGTCTATCGTTGgcaaaatggactttaattgttAAGCATTCAACAGATTTGGCATCACATGAAAACTCTTGGCTTTGGTGGTTAATAATGGCTTTTGGTTTTCTGATTTGCGTGCGTGCTATGATACAATACGTtagtattaaacgtacttggCGTCTGCTATCACCAAGTTCCCAAGAGAGATTATTATTCTTTTATTGA